GTAGGAATTTTAGTCGAGAAATAATGGGTTGCAACTCAACATTTTGCCTTCCGTGTTCAACATGTGCAGTTCATTCCACTTATATGTGAAAATAAAGGAGTTAAACCAAAGGCCAAATTTTGACATGcgcattgtttttgtttttcactttcgtTAACAATTTCTTTGTACTTTTACTTCTCAGTCTCAGGAAACATAGAAAAACTACTTATTTTCTGtttctgttattttttaaagtacTTCTAAATATAATCAATTGATTTTTGTACAAaattaaatccaaaaataaCCGTTAAATTGAATGAAATGCTTAATAGAAGATTATGTTGTCAAcaaaattatcaatgaaaatagaatattaacaATTTGGCAAACAATTTACCaatatattcaaaatattaaCTACTTTAGTTATACTCAGGATTAATTCGTCCGACAAAATCAACCGTAGTACCAAAAAAGTTTTTGTTGTGGCAAATTTACACAACGAATAATTTTGCGAGGACTCTGATTTCTATTTAGGATTTAAGAGTtaaatttttgttctttatatatacataattttatcCCATCATCTTCTATGGGTtaaatttttgttctttatatatacataattttatcCCATCATCTTCTATGGGCACTTCTATTTCTTGACTAGAAAAATATACTACATAAATGATCTTAATATTTGCTCTGCGAAAATTATACCaaattaaaagggaaaataaaaaaggatcaACCAACTTGGAGACTAAAGTGTTACGTTTGCCTGCtataaaaatatacatacaCTCGTGATTAGATATGGTAGGTGAGATCAATTTTACTAGGAACCTGTTCAAATGAGACAACGTTGgcttgaaaaagttttaatctCATGTTAAGACTCAAAATAATCCAATGGTATTTTCCAAAAATCACATAATCAAAACAGATCATATCTAAAAGTAAAAGATTACACTGATAAATTGAGCCAAACAAAACTAAGATATAGCTTGTCCTTCAAAAACACTGATCCCCCCAGAACACTCGAATGAACCAAAGTAAAACACTTACTTCTTCTTGTCACCGCCTCCACCAGCCCTGCACAAAATTAATAAGTAGCATAAGAAATCTACCTTCATGAATTAATAACCAGATGACATTGccaacaaatcaaaacaaacacaaaagaattaaGTGTAAACCTCATCTTTCTGAGGACATTGGACATCTcctctctcttcctcttggCACGTTTATGGGTACCGAGCTTCCTCTTGGCAACCTTCAATGCCCTCTTATCCTTTCCAACCTTCAGCAACTCAGTTATACGCTTTTCATACGGCGCAAAACCAGCAACCTCGCGAATGAGATTCCTCACAAAGTGCACCCTCTTGCTTGTTTTCTGTTCAATACAACATGTCCCTTTAGAAACCACATTTAAGATAAGCTCAAGACATCAAAAACTATAACTATAGTATCATTTCTCGGGGTAATTTTATTCAACAGTGGTTGATCCCTTAAACAATTTCATCCTTCCCTATATTTTACATATCCATCATTCAGCACTATTTAAGACATTCAAGTACAGAGAATAGTATGCTTCAGAATTCCAACTATCACCAAACATTAACCCTATGCCATTCCAGATTGAACTAGTACGTGCAGCATAAATAACAATATAGTTCAACCATGAAGCAAACCTTTTTCAGCCAACTTTTTGAAATTGCTTTTTtaccctaaactctaaattttaaaccCCAAAACCACaaactctaaatcctaaatattccaaaataaaaatgagttaaaaaataattttacaataaagaaaaaaagttggccaatgttgttcttatactaaTTCAAATCAACAGCATCAAGAATAATGCATTAACATAAACTCAGCTATATCTTACATCCGTTCagcaaaattcaaatataaaacataatatATGCACATAACAATAATCACTAGTATAATCGAACGtaataaagtaaaattaaaatctaatacATGTGGATGAATGCTAAttcctttaataaaaaaaaaaaaaaacttactcCTTTGCGATCTCTGGGGCGGGGAGGCAGCTCCTTCTTGGTGACGATATGCCCCTTGTTCATTCCAACGAAAAGACCCGTACTCGGTGCCTTCGGAGCCATTTTCCTGATccaaacaaacaacaacaacaagaaacgcTCAATTTAGAAAACACACGGAACCATTTTCACCAATGATGAAATCAGAATCAAAGAGTAGACTTTGTTATGATCGAATCAAACATTGTATTGATTGAAAGTGAGAGAAGAAGAGTAAAAGATTACCTGACGAGGGTTATGCTAGTGGTAGAAAGAACTAGGGTTTTTGGAGTAATACTGCTTCGCCTTTTAAAGCAGCTGCAAACAGAAAGAAGCTACTCCACCTGATTCGTATCGGGTCGGGTCACGGTTACGCTCTgcgttttttgggtttttgggtCTGAGGTATAGGcccaattaatttttttacttttttaacgGTTTGGGCTCTTATTTTCATCACCTGTTAGGATATACTTATTCTATCCTTACCAAAAAAATGATATacttattttacattttttattaaacatatgaaaataaaagagtaaatggTCAACTTAGTTCTCGTTCTCTAAattggttcttgaaagattttttttaatcaaattcgtccttaaaagattttaaattagtcatgttAGTCCTTCCGTCACTTTATTTGTTAATGatatcaaaatttgttaatgTAAAACATTAAGTGATACTCGAACACATACCTAGGAGTcttaattgactattaacataataagtttatgaaattagatcaaatcaaaatctaaTTGTGGGGGAGAACTTGAGGCATTGAAATCTCTaaatttgggattgatttgatctaatttcataaacttattatgttaatagtcaattaagACTCCTAGGAGTGTGTTGGAGtgtcattttaatattttacattagtaaattttgacactattaACAAATAAAGTAACGGAAAGACTaacatgactaatttaaaatctttaaaagacgaatttgattaaaaaaaattttagggaCCAATTTGAAGAACGAGTGATATTTTGGGGACTAATTTGACGATTTACTCGAAAATAAAAtgtcatatttaaatcataatACAATTGTTGTATGGTTGATGAATGGAAAtataagtttataatttgtaCAAATTATGTTCATATTATTTGTTaatgaaataaatcaaaaagaGCTCAATTTTTGTGAATAAAATTTGATCGACTTGACAATTTGGCTCATTTTCACACCgaataacaacaaaatatttAGTCAACttcagataaaaaatataatatcgaacaaaaatatttataaatacaaaaagtCATTCATCAAATATTTGTATACGGAAGTACAACTCATATAAAATTCATTATTCAATTAAGAAAAGTAGAACTACTCTAGCAGTATTTAAAAACATGGGAGAAAGAGAAACAAttaacaaaagaagaagaaaagcatGGGAGAAATGGTCCCAACCCACTTCACTTGCATCATTGGTTTGGTTGCATGAGTGGCTATTGGCTCTGCTTTTGGATTTTCCTTCAAAAATGTACTAACTCGAAAaccatttttcattcttttattttttaaattttttttatatagaagaCCAAAACAATTTTGTTCTCTTTCATCAATTCCTTTGAACTTTGAAGCTTCTCCGAGGTGGTGTGTTCAAACAATGATGATGCAACCTATGAAACTGTCAAAGTTTCTGTATTTCAAAGAAAGTTCTTTTTTGAAGTTCCAGGCTTCTCTAATAACTGGTCAACGACTCAACGTTCAGATTTGGTCAAGGGTATCTCATCTTTTCCcattttcttcatttcttcctcATTTGCCACGTTTGAGTTTCGGTTTTCCTAAGAATACAGCCCTTCATAGAAATTTCAGCTAAGTTTACTAAATTCTCCTTGTTCTGTTCTATAGTTTCTATTTGTCTCTGTTGTTAATAAAGAACTTATCACAAGTTGTTTATTACCTCTATTCTTCGTCACTGAATTCTATACTTGAAAGTTGGAACCATCAAACCAACTTACCTATCTATCCATAATTGAAAAAGGCTTTTAGTTTCTGCATCTGCTGCTATACAAGATTATGGTTTCTGATCATTATTAGTTCCACAATTTTAGTTTATAGTTCAGCTTGGAAGATCAAGGAGGAAATTAAAGTTTATAGTTAAGCTTCCAATTTTGGTGTTCATGATTGTTTCTGTGTAAGAAAATCATTGCCTAAAGGAGATTTGTGCAAAACTTATATGCTAGTGTTTGGCCTACTTAGCATGAACAATGTCAATCCTGTGTGGCCTTCCTCTTCTTGAGTGTGTGTATTGTCTCGGTTGCGCTCGCTGGGCTTGGAAAAGATGTCTTCACAATGCAGGCCATGACAGTGAGAATTGGGGCTTTGCCAACGCCGAAGAGTTCGAGCCGGTCCCTCGCCTTTGCAGATACATCCTAGCTGTGTATGAAGATGATCTTAGACACCCCCTTTGGGCACCTCCTGGTGGTTATGGAATCAACCCAGATTGGCTAATACACAAGAAAACATACGAAGATACTTGCGGACGCGCTCCACCCTATATATTGTATATTGATCATGATCATGCTGATATAGTTCTTGCCATCAGGGGCCTAAACTTGGCAAAAGAGAGTGACTATGCAGTTCTTTTGGATAATAGATTGGGGAAGAGGAATTTTGATGGAGGGTATGTTCACAATGGGCTATTGAAAGCTGCTGGATGGATTTTGGACACAGAATGCAAGGTTCTGAGGGAGTTGGTGGAAAGATATCCAGATTACAGACTTACTTTTGCTGGACATTCACTTGGATCAGGAGTTGCAGCTATGTTGACCATGGTGGTGGTGCAGAATCGCGATAAGCTTGGAGATATTGACAGGAAGAGAGTCAGGTGCTACGCCATCGCACCGGCTAGGTGTATGTCGCTAAATTTGGCGGTGCGATATGCAGATGTCATCAACTCTGTTGTGTTGCAGGCAAGTATCAGAATCTCAAATGTTTTACTTGCTTGGTTGCAGCATCTATGTAAGTTCTTCATGAATTCCCTTGCAAAATCTTGAGGCATTTTATCTTAAGTTTCTTGTTGTCAATATTTGTATTAAGTAATTTAGGTAATGTCCTTATCTTGTTCAATAACTATTATGCCTATACTTAAAACTATTAAACAAAGGCTAATCACAAGCTTAGCATGCTAACTTAAATTTGATGTTAAATGCTCTTTATACACTGATTAGGATGACTTCTTACCAAGGACAGCCACCCCATTGGAAGATATATTCAAATCTGTTTTCTGGTATGTCATAAGGACCTCTATAACAAAATCTTTCGTGTATTTTATATTCTGACATGTATTCTATACGAGTGACTGAGATAATAGTTCCGTTTGCAACAATAGCGTAGTTAAATTGAATACTCGTAGACGAAAATGATTCATTAATTACAGAAAATCATAGTTACAAAGATATTTTCTATGGCTGGCAGTTTGCCATGCCTATTGTGTTTGAGGTGCATGAGAGATACATGCATATCTGAGGAGAAGCTGCTCAAAGATCCAAGGAGACTCTATGCACCTGGTCGCCTTTATCACATTGTTGAGAGAAAGCCTTTTAGGTATGTTTAAAGAACCTTATGCTAAATTCTAACTATCTTTTTGAAACTCCACTCCAACCATCTTTTCATGGTAAAATATGTTAACCTGATTGTAATAAGAAAGATGTTTAACAACCTTGTTTGCAGAATGGGAAGGTTTCCCCCGGTTGTAAGGACGGCGGTGCCTGTCGACGGAAGATTCGAGCATATAATCCTTTCATGTAACGCCACGTCTGATCATGCCATAATTTGGATAGAGAAAGAAGCACAAAAGGCTCTAGATGCAAGTCTACCAACCTTTGTAAACTGTTTTATGCAATATGCGGAACAGAAAGATTTTTGAACCCCTAAATTCTGATATAAACTCAGCTGCAGTTAACTTCATTTAACGACTCTGAACTATCAATTTCGCATGAAATTAACTGCACTTGAGTTTTCACCTTCTAAATATCTCCCTTGAATCAAGTTCCTTGTGTTTTCTATGTACTGCAGTTAATAATAGAGAAAGACCATGATGCCATGGAAATCCCTGAGAAACAAAAGATGGTGCGTCAAGAAACAATGACTAGGCACAAAGAAGAACACAGAGCAGCACTACAGAGGGCTAAGACATTAGATGTTCCTCATGCTTATACGCCACCATCAGAATATGGCACTTTTGAtgatgagaaagaagaagaagaaaagagctCAAGAAGAAGATTAAAGGGTGGTTCTTCTTTTGGTTCAACTCCTAATAAAACCAATAATGCTAGTGAAAGCTGGGATGAGTTAATTGAACGCCTTTTTGATAAGGATGAGCATGGCCACATGGTGCTGAAGAAATAATGGTAAATTTTATGTATCATTCTAATTGAAAGCCAAATTAGTTCATTCTTTTGTGATTTTTCCCtctttatgtataattttagcTGAAAGATGGAACTAGAAATGAAGGTTGatgaatttattttgaaatatttgaGCATGAACAATTCTAACAAGAAGAAATCAACCAAGTAAAAATATTCAAtactaacaacaacaaaatcaacTCTAATTCCAAACTATATCATCAACCCTTGCTCAATCATAATGTCCAGCTACAATAACAACAATTTCAATAAACTCTAATAATATCCAATGCTAACAACAAGAAGAAATCAACCAATATCCaatattaacaacaacaaaatcaacTCTAATCCAAACTGCACCATCAACCTTACTCTGAGCAATTACAAGAAATCATCCCAAATAATATACAGTACTAAGTAGAGTAAACTTTAGAGTAAAGACAACTAGATTACCTGTCGCACCGAGCCTAGACTCATCAGCATCACCGATATCATCctcactcatcatcatcaccaatatGATCCTCATTGTTACCGGCTACATCCACCAAGTAATCCTATACAACATCATCATCGTCGTCATCCTCGTGCTCCTGAATTGGTAGTGCAACAACGTTAAGGTCGTAATGAGGTATGTTCCCACTAGTGCCTGTGTTTTGGTGATAATCAATCCCTCGATCTTGATCACATCTACCAGAATCAAAAGACATTGTCCCCCTAGAGTGGCTAGAAGTGGTAGGACATTGAAGTCTCGAACCTAAGGACATTTGACTCGGAACCACTCGTAGTGGCAGTGGCTGATCCAAACGAAAGGACAGCTGCAAGTGATTGCCATATGTTGCATTGTACCAACTCATGTAAACCTCGGATGCCTGACAGGTCTTGACAGGATCTCCACCAAGGATGTGAGAATATCGGTTAGCCCAAATCGTTATCCACTCAGAATGTGCTACGGCCCAGTTCAAATTTTTTGGACCGGTCAAGACATTGCCATGTGCATTACCAAGACTCTTTGGTTGACCTGGAATGTCCTGTTGTAAACCGAACTGTCTCTTGACTCTGTCAGCGGGATGCCACTCAATGCACTCAAACGATATGAGTGGCGTCGTTGCATTCCATATCACCTCATGCTCACGGATGTCATCTGGAACTAAATGGGGCGCAATACGCTCATGACTGTAGACGTCCCACACAAACTGCATGAATAAGATTCAAAAAAGTTGAAGACAACTATTAAAGTCCTGAATcaatttagtaaaaatatgaCTAAACAACTATTAAAATAACTTGTGAATAACTATTGGTTTTTGATAGATTAATACAtcaatttacaaataaaaaatctatcTAAATCAATTTAGACAGTTTTCTAAATACGTACCCTGTCTGGTTGAATCAAATCCAATAACTTCCTCACGTGATTGGTTGTCCAATGTCTGTATTGAGATGAGGGAAATTCCCAATCATTCCACCTGACAAATTTTTGCTTTCTATTaataaaatccaataaaaataatctattaatatatattagtatCATATCATATTTACTATGTAATGTTACCGTTGAGCAAGCGGAAAACGTGGCTCAATGGGAATTGGTGCAAGGAATGGCATCCGTTCCCAAGCCCATACATGCAAGAGTGTCAGGGGACCATCCATATCTTTACAATCATAACGTGATGCCCGACACAATGATCTGTATAGGTGGGCTAGGCATGCCGCTCCCCAACTGTAAGTCTTGATCTCGGAAACATTTCGAAGCAAGGGTAAAAATTTC
The Arachis duranensis cultivar V14167 chromosome 5, aradu.V14167.gnm2.J7QH, whole genome shotgun sequence genome window above contains:
- the LOC107491138 gene encoding 60S ribosomal protein L36-3, translating into MAPKAPSTGLFVGMNKGHIVTKKELPPRPRDRKGKTSKRVHFVRNLIREVAGFAPYEKRITELLKVGKDKRALKVAKRKLGTHKRAKRKREEMSNVLRKMRAGGGGDKKK
- the LOC107491137 gene encoding uncharacterized protein LOC107491137 codes for the protein MSILCGLPLLECVYCLGCARWAWKRCLHNAGHDSENWGFANAEEFEPVPRLCRYILAVYEDDLRHPLWAPPGGYGINPDWLIHKKTYEDTCGRAPPYILYIDHDHADIVLAIRGLNLAKESDYAVLLDNRLGKRNFDGGYVHNGLLKAAGWILDTECKVLRELVERYPDYRLTFAGHSLGSGVAAMLTMVVVQNRDKLGDIDRKRVRCYAIAPARCMSLNLAVRYADVINSVVLQDDFLPRTATPLEDIFKSVFCLPCLLCLRCMRDTCISEEKLLKDPRRLYAPGRLYHIVERKPFRMGRFPPVVRTAVPVDGRFEHIILSCNATSDHAIIWIEKEAQKALDLIIEKDHDAMEIPEKQKMVRQETMTRHKEEHRAALQRAKTLDVPHAYTPPSEYGTFDDEKEEEEKSSRRRLKGGSSFGSTPNKTNNASESWDELIERLFDKDEHGHMVLKK
- the LOC107491136 gene encoding serine/threonine-protein phosphatase 7 long form homolog, whose protein sequence is MVRDITRSEDHIIEYLAHPTYGSRILECRHLNPPDTFDASVEELLRETGFYHISRVGRIQSHSVIVTALVERWRPETHTFHLPIGECTITLEDVAMILGLPTNGLPVTGPTDSSSSGLESECMWHFGVAPGVRDHRGSFIKLTWLRSLKRRLQLNDQLSRERYVKCHIMALFGTTLFCDKSGAGVHWKFLPLLRNVSEIKTYSWGAACLAHLYRSLCRASRYDCKDMDGPLTLLHVWAWERMPFLAPIPIEPRFPLAQRWNDWEFPSSQYRHWTTNHVRKLLDLIQPDRFVWDVYSHERIAPHLVPDDIREHEVIWNATTPLISFECIEWHPADRVKRQFGLQQDIPGQPKSLGNAHGNVLTGPKNLNWAVAHSEWITIWANRYSHILGGDPVKTCQASEVYMSWYNATYGNHLQLSFRLDQPLPLRVVPSQMSLGSRLQCPTTSSHSRGTMSFDSGRCDQDRGIDYHQNTGTSGNIPHYDLNVVALPIQEHEDDDDDDVV